The DNA sequence ACAGGTAGCTGCCAATCCGCTGTTACAGGAAGTCGTTTCCAAAAAAAAGCTTTCGAGTTCCCTGAGCCTCGCCCAGTTCGTAAAAGCCATTACATCGCTATTGGGCCCCATATTGGCCACCTATGCCGCCATTACATATGGAGACTGGAAATGGGTCTTTATCGTATACGCCCTTGTCACATTGGTTTCAGCACTTTGGCTTTCGGGCACGGGCATAGAGGAAAACATCAAATCTGAGACACCTGCTTCGTTCAGGTCGTGCATGCAGTTGTTGACCAACAAATTTGTTCTGGCCATGGTCATCGGGATATTTCTCATTGTCGGGGCCGATGTGGGCATGAACTCCAACATTCAAGGATTTTTGATGAAACTTCATGGATTCTCTTTGGAAAAAGCTTCCTATGGCATTAGCATATATTTTACCGCCCTCATGATCAGTAGGTTTGTTGGGGCTATTCTATTGCAATTTTTAAAACCCGTATTTTTCTTGGTGACCACTACTGTTTTGGCCTTGGCAGGTATTTTGCTGATTTGGTTCTCTACTTCTGGACTTATGGCCCAAACAGGTATTTTCATAGTCGGCTTGGGCGCAGGAAACCTTTTTCCACTTGTGTTTTCAATCGCTATAAATGGAATGCCCAAACGAGCCAACGAGATATCAGGTTTATTGGTAATGGCCATAGTGGGCGGGGCAGTAATTCCGCCGATAATGGGCGCCTTAAGTTCAAGCAGCGGAGTGACGGGAAGCTTATTGGTATTGGCGCTCTGTTTTGTCTATATGCTCGTGGTACCCTTATTTAAAAACAGAGACGAAGTTGCCGGTCAGTAGCAGGTAAAAGTCCGAGATGATCACCAAAAACAGAAGGGACTGAACATGATCGAAATTGAACGTAAATTTTTGGTGACCACCGACACCTTCAAACATGAAGCCGAGGCGCAGACCCGAATGGTCCAAGGATTTTTGAACACCCATCCAGATCGAACGGTAAGGGTACGAATTGCTGATGGCAAAGGATTCTTGACCATAAAGGGAGCCGGTAACGATTCGGGTACCAGTCGTTTTGAATGGGAGACAGAGATACCGTTGAACGAAGCGACCGATCTTATCGATTTATGCGAGGGTCCAATCTTGGAAAAAAACAGGTTCACCATACCCTTTGGAAGACATGTTTTCGAAGTAGATGAGTTTTTGGGAGAGAACAAAGGGCTCGTTATCGCCGAGATCGAGCTTTTCCATGAAGACGAAGTCTTCGAAAAACCCTATTGGTTGGGTGAAGAAGTTACGGGAAACATAAAATATTACAATTCACAACTGACAAAAAATCCATACACGCAATGGAAAGAATAAGGTATGTATTTGCATTGACCCTACTGTTGACGGTTTCTTGCAAGCAAACGGAAAACCCCACAGAACAACCTATTGAAGTGGCTTCTGCCAAAGCCGAAAAAACCATAATGGAAATAAAGAACAAACTCACCTCAGAGGGTTATCAAGTGGTTGATTTTGTTGACGAAGAGACCAAAGACACTATTTTGATGCAGCAATATTTTGTGGCCTTTTTAAAAAGCGGGCCCATTCGTTCGCAGTCAAAAGAAGAGGCCGATAGTCTTCAAATGCTTCATTTGGCACATTTGAAACAAATGTACGATCAGGGCTATGCTGACATTTCTGGCCCTTTTGGTGACGAAGGTGAGGTGCGGGGAATCACAATTTACAATGTGCCCACCTTAAAAATGGCCGATAGCCTTGCGAATATGGATCCCGCTGTAAAGGCGGGCCGTTTGGCCATTGAGGTAAGGCCTTGGTGGGCCGCTAAGGGATACCCTTTGAGATAGTGTCTAAATAGAAGATTTAAACTGCTCCAAAAATCTCACATCGTTCTCGCTCAGCAAGCGAATGTCAGGTATTTGGTGCAACAACAGGGCGATTCGGTCAATGCCCATGCCAAAGGCAAAACCTGAATAAACCTCTGAGTCGATACCGCAATTCTGTAACACATTGGGGTCTACCATGCCACAGCCCATAATTTCAAGCCAACCGGTACCTTTGGTCATACGGTAATCGGTCTCGGTTTCCAACCCCCAGTAAACATCGACTTCGGCACTGGGTTCTGTAAAAGGAAAGTAAGAGGGGCGCAGTCGAATCTTTGACTTGCCGAACATTTCTGTAGTGAAATATTGTAACGTCTGTTTTAAGTCGGCAAATGAAACGTTTTTGTCAACATAAAGACCTTCTACCTGGTGAAAAAAGCAGTGCGAACGCGCCGAAATGGCCTCATTGCGATAAACACGGCCCGGTGAAATGGTACGAATGGGGGGCTTATGCTTTTCCATATAGCGTACCTGAACCGAAGAGGTGTGTGTTCGCAAGAGAATATCGGGATCGGTCTGTATGAAGAACGTATCTTGCATGTCGCGGGCAGGATGGTATTCTGGCAGGTTCAGCGCCGTGAAATTATGCCAATCATCTTCAATTTCAGGCCCTTCTGACACATTGAAACCTATCCTAGAAAAAATATCGATTATTTGGTTTTTTACTATTGATATGGGATGCCGGGCCCCAATTTCAACAGGTTCGCCAGGCTTGGTAAGGTCATCATATTTTCCTGTAAGATTATTTTGGTCTTTCAATGCCTCTTGAAGTGCATCGACTTTTTCGGTAGCGGCTTTTTTCAACTCGTTGATGACCTGGCCAAACTCTTTTTTTTGTGCTGCGGGCACATTTTTGAACTCGGCAAAAAACTCGTTCAAAAGGCCTTTTTTGCCCAAATACTTAATTCTGAACGTTTCGATCTCCTCTTTTGATGTAGAGGTAAAACCCTCAACTTCTTGTAAATATTGTTTTATGGTATCTATCATTCTTGGCGGCCTTATTGGCCGACAAATTTAATGAATTGTACAAGAAAATGAGGTAAAAGCATTAGCCGTTCTATCAGGTCAAGAATATTTCAACAGCAATTTGATGCCATAGATTTTTATATGACATCCTCCACATTTTCTTTGACCCAATCAATACAATCATCAACATTTTCAAAAACATGTTCTTCGGGAATCAAATCGGGGATAATATCAATGCGCTCCATCATATATCTCGGTTGATCTAAAATACCCACCAAGAGAGCGGTCTTACCATTTCTTTTGAGGTCTTGCAAGACATCTTCCATGGCATAAAGACCAGACTGGTCCATATACTGCATCCGATCCATTCTGATAACGACCGTTGAGGCAAAATGTGGTATCTGTAGCGCCAATTGCTGAAAATCACTTGTGGATCCGAAGAAAAGGGGCCCCTTGATGTGCTTGATGACGAC is a window from the Muricauda sp. SCSIO 65647 genome containing:
- a CDS encoding MFS transporter, translated to MTSKKINLSKILPVFLTFIVMGFVDIVGVSTGYVQKDFDLSDTMAQFLPFMVFIWFFVFSIPVGVLQDKIGKKRMMNIGLVITLVGLLIPFVYYSFASALVAFIGIGIGNTIIQVAANPLLQEVVSKKKLSSSLSLAQFVKAITSLLGPILATYAAITYGDWKWVFIVYALVTLVSALWLSGTGIEENIKSETPASFRSCMQLLTNKFVLAMVIGIFLIVGADVGMNSNIQGFLMKLHGFSLEKASYGISIYFTALMISRFVGAILLQFLKPVFFLVTTTVLALAGILLIWFSTSGLMAQTGIFIVGLGAGNLFPLVFSIAINGMPKRANEISGLLVMAIVGGAVIPPIMGALSSSSGVTGSLLVLALCFVYMLVVPLFKNRDEVAGQ
- a CDS encoding CYTH domain-containing protein; amino-acid sequence: MIEIERKFLVTTDTFKHEAEAQTRMVQGFLNTHPDRTVRVRIADGKGFLTIKGAGNDSGTSRFEWETEIPLNEATDLIDLCEGPILEKNRFTIPFGRHVFEVDEFLGENKGLVIAEIELFHEDEVFEKPYWLGEEVTGNIKYYNSQLTKNPYTQWKE
- a CDS encoding YciI family protein; protein product: MERIRYVFALTLLLTVSCKQTENPTEQPIEVASAKAEKTIMEIKNKLTSEGYQVVDFVDEETKDTILMQQYFVAFLKSGPIRSQSKEEADSLQMLHLAHLKQMYDQGYADISGPFGDEGEVRGITIYNVPTLKMADSLANMDPAVKAGRLAIEVRPWWAAKGYPLR
- the pheS gene encoding phenylalanine--tRNA ligase subunit alpha; the encoded protein is MIDTIKQYLQEVEGFTSTSKEEIETFRIKYLGKKGLLNEFFAEFKNVPAAQKKEFGQVINELKKAATEKVDALQEALKDQNNLTGKYDDLTKPGEPVEIGARHPISIVKNQIIDIFSRIGFNVSEGPEIEDDWHNFTALNLPEYHPARDMQDTFFIQTDPDILLRTHTSSVQVRYMEKHKPPIRTISPGRVYRNEAISARSHCFFHQVEGLYVDKNVSFADLKQTLQYFTTEMFGKSKIRLRPSYFPFTEPSAEVDVYWGLETETDYRMTKGTGWLEIMGCGMVDPNVLQNCGIDSEVYSGFAFGMGIDRIALLLHQIPDIRLLSENDVRFLEQFKSSI